The genomic DNA GAACACACCGACGGCAACGCCATCGTGGTGGGCGTCGACGGATCCGAGGCGTCGATGGCGGCCCTGCGCTGGGCGGCCGAGCAGGCGGAGGTCCTGCACACGGACCTCGTCGCCGTGCACGCCTGGGAACCGGCCGCGAACGGGCACGCTCCCTACGCTCCGGTGCCGGCCGGCCCGACGGCCGCCCAGGAGCGCGATCGGGCCGCCCATGTCCTCGGCGCCACCGTGCGCGAAGCACTGGGACCCCGGACCGGCGATGCCGTTCTTCGCATCGTGGTGGAGGGACCGCCCGCACGCGTACTGCTCCAACAGGCGCGCGGCGCCCTGCTGTTGGCCCTGGGCCGCAAGGCGCACGGGAACTTCGGACTGCCCTCGGTCGGCCCGGTGGGCCGCGAATGCCTGCGGCACGCGACCGTCCCCGTGGTGACCGTTCCGATCGCGGACCGGTCCCAGGAGTCAGCGGAACCCGTCAACTCGCCTTCACTGGCCGGGAGTCGTGTCCCCTAGAGCGCGTTCGAGAAGTGGATCAAGCATCGTGGTCGGTGGGGCCGGGTGTCCCCTCCGCCCAGCCTCGGGCCAGGGCCAGTCGCCCCGACCGGTGTGCCTCGCGCTGTTCGGTGACCCATCGCTCGACCTGGTTCACGGATGCCGCGAGCGGCCGGCCGCTGGTGTCGATCAGGTGGGTGCGCCATCGCGGGTCCTCGGCGGTCCACATGGTCCACCGGTCCCAGACCATCTCCGGCCAGCTCCCGTCGATGATCGCATCAGGCCGGAAGCGCGGGTCGCGGGCGTGCGCGCGGTGCCAGGCGGCCCAGCCGCAGAAGGCGTCGGTGGCGGCCTGATCCCATCGGCCGCCGTCGCGTGCGGCGAGTCGGTCGCGCCGGTCCTGGTCGGCGACGTCGATCAGGCAGACAGCGATCCCGTTCAGCAACGGGGCCGAGGGGGCGGCCAGGACCTCGCCCAGCGGCGAGTTCCCGGACAGCAGCAGGTCCATTCCACGGACCTGGTACTCCAGCGCGCGGCGCACCCACACCTCGGTCATGCGATTGCGCCAGTGGGGAGGGATCGGAGGGTCCGGGACACCGACTTCGTCGAACTCGTGCACCACGGCCCCGTCCAGGCGGCCAGTGACGGCGAAGGCAAGTGTGGTCTTGCCCGCGCCGCTGGATCCGGTCAGCTTGAGCAGCATCCGACCAGGGTGGCAGCTCACCAAGGCTTTCTCGACCGGTTTGTCGGGCCCCACCGGTCCTCGGCGTTCGCTCCACTTCTGAAACACGCCCTGGCACTGGGGACAGCCGGAAGACCGAACGGCTCGGACCTGGGGTCCGGGCCGGTTCTCCTGCCAGAGGGGTAAGGGGTGTGCCGTCCGGGGTAGAAGGAGACGGGGCCGGTCGGCTCTGGTGCGTGGTCGTTGTGGCCCACGGACCGGGGTCCAAGGCCCCATCGTCGTACGAGCGGTCATGGACGAGGCTCAGGGCATACGCGGTGGCCGGGTGAGAGGCACCCTGCCCACGGGAATCCAGGAGGCGGCGGTCATGAAGCGCATACAGGAGACCAAGCGCCCCTCGATTCCGCGCCGGCCCGCGCCGCTCGACCTGCGCACCCCGTCCGGGCGGCGCCTCCCGTACTGACACGTGAGCGGGGGTACCCCGTCACCGGACGAGGACCCGCTCTCCCGAGCGCGGCACGACGGCCGTCCAGCCCAGGGACTGGTCGATACGGTCCCGCAGGGACTCGGCCGCGTCAGGCTCTCCGTGCACCAGGTAGGTGGTGTGCGGGGCGGGCGCGCCGTGCAGCCAGTCGATGATCTGGGCGGCATCCGCGTGGGCCGAGAAGTGCGGTACGTCGGCGACCTGTGCACGCACGGGGACGTACTCGCCGAACATCTTGAGCGCCTTGGCTCCGTCGACGAGGTCGCGGGCCCGGGTGCCGCGCGCCGCGAAGCCCACCACCATGACGGTGTTGCGCGGGTCGGGCAGCAGGCGTTCCAGGTGGTGCAGGACGCGGCCTCCCGTGGCCATGCCGGACGCCGAGACGATGACGGCGGGCCCGGTGGAATCGCCGATCTCGACCGACTCCTGGACGGTCCGGGCCGCGAGGAACGGCTCGGGGCTCAACACGTCCGTGCCGGCGGCCGTGACCTCGGGGCGCAACTCAGGAGCCCCGGCGGTGACGGCGTCCCGGTAGACGTCCAGTGCGGCCAGCGCCATCGGACTGTCGACGTACACCGGTACGGCGGCGGGGAGCAGGCCCCGGCGGCGGAGTTCGGCGAGCTCGTGCAGGACGACCTCGGTCCGGTCGATGGCGAACGCCGGGATGACGACCGTGCCGCCCCTCCTGAGGGTGCGGGTCAGGACGTCGGCGAAGTGGGCCCGCCCGGCGTCCTCCTCGTGGCGTCGGTTGCCGTACGTCGACTCCATCAGGAGTACGTCCGCACCGGAGAACGGCTCCGGGGGCCGTAGCAGGGGATGTCCCGGGCGGCCGAGGTCGCCGCTGACCGCGAGGGTGTGGCCGTCCTCCAGGGTGAGCAGTGCCCAGGCCGAACCGAGGATGTGGCCGGCCGGGTGCAGCGTGAGGCGGGTGTGCGGGGCGAGTTCGGTGGTCTCGCCGGTGCGTACAGGGTCGATCAGCTTGAGGGTGCGGTCGACGTCCGCGTCGTCGTACAGCGGCTGTGCGGGCCGGTGCTTGGACCAGCCGCGATCGTTGGCGTGCTGAGCGGCCTCCATCTGCAGCTTGGCGCTGTCACGGAGGACGATCTCGATGAGGCGTGCGCTGTACTCGGTCGTCACGATGCGGCCGTGGAAGCCGTGCCGCACCAGCCTGGGCAGGTATCCGCAGTGGTCGAGGTGGGCGTGCGTGACGACGACCGCCTCGATGTCGGCGGCGTCGCAGGGCAGCCGACGCCAGTTCATCCGGCGCAGATCGGCGAGGCCCTGGAAGAGGCCGCAGTCGACGAGTACGCGCGCGTGGTCGCTCTCGACGAGGAACTTGCTGCCGGTGACCGTCCCGACGCCGCCCAGGAAGGTGAGCAGCGCGGGTCTCGTGCGGACTTCCGAGGGTCGTGCCGCCTGTGGTACTTCCTTCAAGGTCATGGCCGCCTCCTCGTCGCACGAGTGCGCTGGGTCGTGTGCGCGGCCGGGGGCCCTGTCCCGGCCGCGCACACGTGGTGCGACACGGCGTGTGTGCGCGCTCAGCCGTGCTGCACCGGGATGGTCCGGGTGCCTGCCTTCGTCTCGGGCACCGGGACCGTGATCGTCAGGACACCGTCCTTGTACGCGGCGGTGGCCTCGTCGCCCTGCGCGCCGGCCGGCAGCCGGAGGGCGCGGGCGAACGTGCCGTAGCGGAATTCCGTACGGTGCTTCTCCGTGGTCTCCTCACTGCGCTCGGCCCGCAGGGTCAGAACGCCTTCCGTGACGGTGATCTCGACGTCCTTGGCGGGGTCGATGCCCGGAAGTTCCGCCCGCACCACGTACGTTCCGTCCGCCAGGTGCTCCTCGATCCGGATGTGGTGCAGCCCCGCGACAGCGTGCGTGCCCGGGAACCCGGTCTCGACCCAGCCGAACAGGTCGGGAAGCGCCGGCCAGCCAGGCAGCCGCTCGATCATGCCGCTCATGTTGTCCCTCCCTTTCTTCTCCACTTCCAGCGTCCCGCGCGCGGGCGTCGCCCGCGTGGGCCGACCGGGCCCGTCGACGACCCGGTCGGCCCTGGCGGCCGATCTTCTTCCGGGTCTCAGAGGGGTTCGGGGTCCGGACGGCGGGGCGGCCCCAGGAGCGCGCAGTCCACCTCCACCACGCCCTCCACGGCCCGCACCAGGCGGGTGGCGACGGGCACGAGGGTGGTGTCGGGGATGCGGCCGGTGAGGGTGGCGACGCCGTCGCGCACCTCCACGCGGATCGGTGCGACCGACTCCGGGAACAGACGGGCGACGACCTCGCGGCGGATCTCGTCCGCGATGTCCTCGTCGTCCCGCAGGAACACCTTCAGCAGGTCGGAGCGGCTGACGATGCCCTTCAGCAGGCCCTGGTCGTCGACCACGGGGAGCCGCTTGGTCCGGGTCTGCGCCATGGTGCGCGCGGCCCGGGCCAGGGTCGCGTCGGCGTGGACGGTGAGGGCCGGCGCGGTCATCAGCTCGGCCGCGGTGACGGCCCCGGCCTTCACCAGGTCGGACAGGCGGCGCAGTTCGGAGTACCGGTCCGGGTCGCCGTCGTGGAACGCCTCCTTGGGCAGCAGGTCGGCCTCGGAGACCACGCCGATCACCCGCCGCTCGTCGTCCAGGACGGGAAGCGCGCTGACCTTCCACTGCTGCATGGTCTTGACGATGTCCTTGAACCCCGCACCACGGCCGAGGGCTACGACAGTGCGGGTCATGACATCGCTGACGATGTGCGGGGTGCTGTGCATGGTGCCCTCCGGCGTTGTCACGGGACACCTTCAGCCTCGGTGACGGCGGCACCGGACGCATGGGCCGAACGGTCCCCACCTGGGCCCCGATGGGCTCTCCTGCGGCTGTGCCATCGGGACGACGCTGGTGGTACAGGGTCCGCGGACCGGCCCGCGGCCACCGATCCAAGGAGGTGTTGACCGTGCTGCGTCCTGTTGTCGTAGGACTGGACGGTTCACGCGAGAGCCTCGCCGCCGCCGACTGGGCGGCGAGGGAGGCACTGCGCCGCGGTGTGCCGCTGCGCCTGGTGCACGCGTGGGAGGCGGCGTCGCCCGAACCGTCGACGCTGCCCGAGCTGGAGGCGCCCCGGTTCTGGTCGCGGCGGATCCTCCGCGAGGCCATGGACCGGGTCAACGAGCGTTATCCGCAGGTCTATCTCAGCGCCGAGCAGATCGCCCGGCCCGCGTCCGACACCCTCGTGGCGGCGTGCGCGGAGGGCGAGTTGCTGGTGCTGGGCAGCCGCGCGTTCAGCGGATTCGGAGGGTTCCTGGCCGGTTCCGTGGCACTGGCCACGGTCGCCCGCGTGACGCGGCCGGTCGTGCTGGTCAGGGCCGACGAGACCCCCGCGAGCGAGCGGATGCCCGGCTCCGACGGCAAACCGTCGGCCCGCGCGCCGTACCGCGAGGTCGTGGTGGGCGTCGACACGGCGCGTCCGTGCGAGGACGTTCTCGCCTTCGCCTTCGAGAGCGCTGTACTGCGGTTCGCGCCCCTGCGTGTGGTGCACGCCTGGCAGCAGTCGATCTCGCCCGGGCCCGGCGCGAAGAACACGAGCGCGCAGGAAGA from Streptomyces sp. NBC_01478 includes the following:
- a CDS encoding universal stress protein; this encodes MTEHTDGNAIVVGVDGSEASMAALRWAAEQAEVLHTDLVAVHAWEPAANGHAPYAPVPAGPTAAQERDRAAHVLGATVREALGPRTGDAVLRIVVEGPPARVLLQQARGALLLALGRKAHGNFGLPSVGPVGRECLRHATVPVVTVPIADRSQESAEPVNSPSLAGSRVP
- a CDS encoding MBL fold metallo-hydrolase encodes the protein MTLKEVPQAARPSEVRTRPALLTFLGGVGTVTGSKFLVESDHARVLVDCGLFQGLADLRRMNWRRLPCDAADIEAVVVTHAHLDHCGYLPRLVRHGFHGRIVTTEYSARLIEIVLRDSAKLQMEAAQHANDRGWSKHRPAQPLYDDADVDRTLKLIDPVRTGETTELAPHTRLTLHPAGHILGSAWALLTLEDGHTLAVSGDLGRPGHPLLRPPEPFSGADVLLMESTYGNRRHEEDAGRAHFADVLTRTLRRGGTVVIPAFAIDRTEVVLHELAELRRRGLLPAAVPVYVDSPMALAALDVYRDAVTAGAPELRPEVTAAGTDVLSPEPFLAARTVQESVEIGDSTGPAVIVSASGMATGGRVLHHLERLLPDPRNTVMVVGFAARGTRARDLVDGAKALKMFGEYVPVRAQVADVPHFSAHADAAQIIDWLHGAPAPHTTYLVHGEPDAAESLRDRIDQSLGWTAVVPRSGERVLVR
- a CDS encoding Hsp20/alpha crystallin family protein, whose protein sequence is MSGMIERLPGWPALPDLFGWVETGFPGTHAVAGLHHIRIEEHLADGTYVVRAELPGIDPAKDVEITVTEGVLTLRAERSEETTEKHRTEFRYGTFARALRLPAGAQGDEATAAYKDGVLTITVPVPETKAGTRTIPVQHG
- a CDS encoding CBS domain-containing protein translates to MHSTPHIVSDVMTRTVVALGRGAGFKDIVKTMQQWKVSALPVLDDERRVIGVVSEADLLPKEAFHDGDPDRYSELRRLSDLVKAGAVTAAELMTAPALTVHADATLARAARTMAQTRTKRLPVVDDQGLLKGIVSRSDLLKVFLRDDEDIADEIRREVVARLFPESVAPIRVEVRDGVATLTGRIPDTTLVPVATRLVRAVEGVVEVDCALLGPPRRPDPEPL
- a CDS encoding universal stress protein translates to MLRPVVVGLDGSRESLAAADWAAREALRRGVPLRLVHAWEAASPEPSTLPELEAPRFWSRRILREAMDRVNERYPQVYLSAEQIARPASDTLVAACAEGELLVLGSRAFSGFGGFLAGSVALATVARVTRPVVLVRADETPASERMPGSDGKPSARAPYREVVVGVDTARPCEDVLAFAFESAVLRFAPLRVVHAWQQSISPGPGAKNTSAQEDAERELARVLGPWREKYPMVEVHELVANDHAAHLIQGATADAGLLVVGRRNRPARVGAHTGRVDHAVMHHVRCPVAIVPHE